One region of Fibrobacter sp. genomic DNA includes:
- a CDS encoding type II toxin-antitoxin system RelE/ParE family toxin, which translates to MEYKVFVTERAKSDLAEVYSYISTELQSIATANNVIDSLQRAMKDLSIMPNRYHRYMEEPWLSEGVRYFSVRNFSVFYTVDDDEQSVFVVHVIYSKRDFPQILPKI; encoded by the coding sequence ATGGAATACAAGGTTTTTGTAACTGAACGTGCAAAGTCCGACCTCGCTGAAGTGTATTCTTACATTTCAACAGAATTGCAATCGATAGCGACGGCTAACAATGTAATCGACTCGTTGCAGCGTGCGATGAAAGACTTGTCCATTATGCCTAACAGATATCATCGCTATATGGAAGAACCATGGCTTTCTGAGGGCGTGCGTTATTTTTCCGTTCGGAATTTCTCTGTATTTTATACTGTGGACGATGATGAACAAAGCGTTTTTGTTGTTCATGTAATTTACAGCAAAAGGGATTTTCCTCAGATTCTTCCGAAAATATGA
- a CDS encoding IS3 family transposase produces KYIEYYNNDRIKLRLNGMSPVQYRTHNAVLS; encoded by the coding sequence AAAATATATTGAATACTACAACAATGACCGGATAAAACTGCGCCTAAACGGAATGAGTCCTGTACAATACCGGACTCATAACGCTGTTTTATCCTAA
- a CDS encoding FISUMP domain-containing protein has protein sequence MAFFLAACGDDDISFAPRDDESSSSIEDVTPQSSEDETSVSSSSKNGDAGTSAGMTSSSAKSSSSVASSSSAKSSSSVTPKSSSSSTNVSSSSAKSSSSAPLSSSEYVPFDHSDALAEDWRIGENRYKTFTDPRNGRSYYYITIYSEYKGYSVTVMAENLNIGEMVPGENDQNDDSKIERYCYNNDTTKCDEFGGLYQWAEMMQLPSRCNTESCADLIQENHQGICPDGWRLFTYDDYCVVMGYEDKYDDGVKGLRSMHGFSGTNSSGFSLVGAGLRNTNGTFSGLKDKTAWFRPEEYAEEPDIRAHHALISVNSSAPQQNHREIKAKGFSVRCTKVEEQAE, from the coding sequence TTGGCTTTTTTCTTGGCGGCATGCGGGGATGACGACATCAGTTTTGCCCCGCGCGATGACGAGTCGTCCAGCAGTATCGAAGACGTCACACCGCAGTCAAGCGAAGACGAGACAAGCGTGTCCAGCAGTAGTAAAAACGGCGATGCCGGCACATCGGCCGGCATGACATCTAGCAGCGCGAAGTCTTCCTCGAGCGTCGCGTCTAGCAGTTCCGCGAAGTCCTCTTCGAGCGTCACTCCGAAGTCGAGTTCAAGCTCGACAAATGTGTCCAGTAGCAGTGCCAAGTCATCCTCATCGGCGCCGTTGAGCAGCAGCGAATACGTGCCGTTTGATCACTCCGATGCTTTAGCGGAAGATTGGCGTATTGGTGAAAATCGTTATAAGACATTTACGGATCCGCGTAATGGCCGTAGCTATTATTACATAACGATTTATTCGGAATATAAGGGATATTCTGTTACCGTGATGGCGGAAAACTTGAATATCGGCGAGATGGTGCCTGGCGAAAATGACCAGAACGACGATTCCAAGATCGAACGCTACTGCTACAACAATGATACTACCAAGTGTGACGAATTCGGTGGCCTCTACCAGTGGGCCGAGATGATGCAGCTGCCGAGCCGCTGCAATACCGAGAGCTGCGCCGACCTTATTCAGGAAAATCACCAAGGAATCTGCCCTGATGGCTGGAGGCTGTTTACCTACGATGATTATTGTGTCGTGATGGGGTATGAGGACAAATATGATGATGGCGTCAAGGGCTTGCGTTCAATGCATGGTTTTAGCGGAACGAATAGCAGCGGATTCTCCCTAGTTGGTGCTGGATTACGAAATACCAATGGAACTTTTTCTGGTTTAAAGGATAAAACAGCATGGTTCCGCCCTGAGGAATATGCGGAAGAACCAGACATCCGTGCACACCATGCTCTTATAAGCGTAAACAGTTCTGCACCGCAGCAAAATCATAGAGAAATCAAAGCAAAAGGTTTCTCCGTCCGTTGTACGAAGGTTGAAGAACAAGCCGAGTAA